One genomic segment of Streptomyces sp. RerS4 includes these proteins:
- a CDS encoding acyl-CoA reductase, with translation MTETTNHHYWQGAFIGEEEAGRRLADWPAAVEAALATVLETETVLAACDALATALLDPTHPVRARLAAHLPEGEDPAVLAELGRLLGRRELTRKLRRELGSAVPGRLNRADPRETVYEAWAPVGLVAHIAPGNAATVAPLSIVEGLLAGNVNILKTSSADTLLTQALMAELAALDPSGALAARIVVLRFPSSRDDWLRLMCAPADAVAVWGGEAAVAGVAAHVPEGCRLVEWGHRISFAYLTADAWSEQGTLEALADDVCLFEQQACSSPQVVYLDTEEEGEVFAFAERFAGVLAARLPATATGFGALGDVRPAEEAELTTTELVARLEEHLGLTRVFAASDGAWRVMADTRSPLTASPLHRSVWVKPLPRKRLIATLRPMRRYLQTAGIAGSRTDFAELSRTALAAGVTRVTPIGAMSESYAGEPHDGVYALQRYSRRVAVQADPERFATTACLDDLARPVLLPRPSGPLLGKDEVQERNGRVARADAELYFRSGGSTGAPALSLFSYDDYDTQMHAAARGLLAAGYDPARDRTANLFYCGGMYGGFISFFSVLERLGGVQLPLAAGDDHRATARALIDHGADTLFGMPSYLWQLLHAEADALRAYGGLRKVFYGGEHFTPEQLRTLTEEFGIEVVRSITYGSTDLGPLGYQCAHSSGGVHHLHADLHTLEILDPAEDRPVTPGDTGRLVFTTHARRGQSLGRYVIGDLGREVPGRCTCGSLAPRFELQGRIGDVMRVATYFLDRRRFVSLAEEAGGHRGESQILLERTPARERLTVRVERTAATDPARLREVFLSGYAELRSAVDEGLLELVVEAVDGVSLERSPGSGKLRAVVDARR, from the coding sequence ATGACCGAAACCACGAACCACCACTACTGGCAGGGCGCCTTCATCGGCGAGGAGGAGGCCGGGCGCCGGCTGGCCGACTGGCCCGCCGCCGTCGAGGCCGCGCTCGCCACGGTGTTGGAGACCGAGACCGTGCTGGCGGCGTGCGACGCGTTGGCCACCGCCCTCCTCGACCCGACGCATCCGGTGCGTGCCCGGCTCGCCGCGCACCTGCCCGAGGGCGAGGATCCGGCCGTCCTGGCCGAGCTCGGCCGGCTCCTCGGCCGCCGGGAGCTGACCCGCAAGCTCCGCCGGGAACTCGGCAGCGCCGTCCCGGGCCGGCTGAACCGGGCCGATCCGCGCGAGACGGTCTACGAGGCGTGGGCGCCGGTCGGCCTGGTCGCGCACATCGCTCCGGGCAACGCCGCCACCGTGGCGCCGCTGAGCATCGTCGAGGGCCTGCTCGCCGGCAACGTCAACATCCTCAAGACGAGCAGCGCCGACACCCTGCTCACGCAGGCCCTGATGGCCGAACTGGCGGCCCTGGACCCCAGCGGGGCACTCGCCGCGCGGATCGTCGTCCTGCGGTTCCCGTCGTCGCGAGACGACTGGCTGCGGCTCATGTGCGCGCCCGCGGACGCCGTCGCCGTGTGGGGCGGAGAGGCGGCCGTGGCGGGGGTCGCCGCGCACGTGCCGGAGGGCTGCCGGCTGGTTGAGTGGGGGCACCGGATCTCCTTCGCCTACCTGACGGCCGACGCCTGGTCGGAGCAGGGAACGCTGGAGGCCCTCGCGGATGACGTGTGCCTCTTCGAGCAGCAGGCGTGTTCCAGCCCCCAGGTGGTCTACCTCGACACCGAGGAGGAGGGCGAGGTGTTCGCGTTCGCCGAGCGCTTCGCCGGCGTCCTCGCGGCGCGGCTGCCGGCCACGGCGACCGGTTTCGGCGCCCTGGGCGACGTGCGTCCCGCCGAGGAGGCGGAGCTGACCACCACCGAGCTCGTGGCCCGACTGGAGGAACACCTCGGTCTGACGCGGGTGTTCGCGGCGTCCGACGGCGCCTGGCGGGTCATGGCCGACACCCGGTCCCCGCTCACCGCCTCGCCGCTGCACCGCAGCGTGTGGGTCAAGCCGCTGCCCCGCAAGCGGCTGATCGCCACGCTGCGCCCGATGCGCCGCTACCTCCAGACGGCGGGCATCGCCGGCAGCCGGACGGACTTCGCCGAGCTGTCCCGCACGGCGCTCGCCGCCGGAGTCACCCGCGTCACCCCGATCGGCGCCATGTCGGAGAGCTACGCGGGCGAGCCGCACGACGGGGTGTACGCCCTCCAGCGCTACAGCCGTCGGGTGGCCGTCCAGGCCGATCCGGAGCGCTTCGCGACGACCGCCTGTCTGGACGATCTGGCGCGGCCGGTCCTGCTGCCGCGACCGTCGGGCCCGCTGCTGGGCAAGGACGAGGTGCAGGAGCGCAACGGGCGGGTGGCGCGGGCCGATGCCGAGCTGTATTTCCGCAGCGGCGGGAGCACCGGCGCGCCGGCGCTGTCGCTGTTCAGCTACGACGACTACGACACGCAGATGCACGCGGCGGCCCGCGGCCTGCTCGCCGCCGGCTACGACCCGGCCCGCGACCGCACCGCCAACCTCTTCTACTGCGGCGGCATGTACGGCGGTTTCATCAGCTTCTTCTCCGTACTGGAACGCCTCGGCGGGGTGCAGCTCCCGCTGGCGGCCGGCGACGACCACCGGGCCACGGCGCGGGCGTTGATCGACCACGGCGCCGACACCCTGTTCGGGATGCCCTCGTACCTGTGGCAGCTCCTGCACGCGGAGGCGGACGCGCTGCGCGCCTACGGCGGCCTGCGCAAGGTCTTCTACGGCGGCGAGCACTTCACCCCGGAGCAACTGCGGACGCTGACGGAGGAGTTCGGCATCGAGGTGGTCCGCTCGATCACCTACGGCAGCACGGACCTCGGCCCGTTGGGCTACCAGTGCGCGCACAGCTCGGGCGGCGTCCACCACCTGCACGCCGACCTGCACACGCTGGAGATCCTCGACCCGGCCGAGGACCGGCCGGTCACGCCGGGCGACACCGGCCGGCTGGTGTTCACCACGCACGCCCGACGCGGGCAGAGCCTGGGCCGGTACGTCATCGGCGACCTCGGCCGGGAGGTTCCGGGTCGCTGTACGTGCGGCAGCCTGGCGCCCCGCTTCGAACTCCAGGGCCGCATCGGGGACGTCATGCGCGTGGCGACGTACTTCCTCGACCGGCGGCGCTTCGTGTCCCTGGCCGAGGAAGCCGGCGGCCATCGCGGCGAGTCGCAGATCCTGCTGGAGCGGACGCCGGCGCGCGAGCGGCTGACCGTACGGGTGGAGCGGACGGCCGCCACGGATCCGGCGCGGCTGCGGGAGGTGTTCCTGTCCGGCTACGCCGAGCTGCGGTCGGCGGTGGACGAGGGCCTGCTGGAGCTGGTCGTCGAGGCGGTCGACGGGGTCTCGCTGGAGCGCAGTCCGGGGAGCGGCAAGCTCCGCGCGGTGGTGGACGCCCGCCGCTGA
- a CDS encoding pyridoxamine 5'-phosphate oxidase family protein produces MPAQGSAKRPTTELDARYSSALTPRPGAADVTATEWTEAQRQLEAAEIFWVSTVRPDGRLHVTPVIAAWHGGVLYFSTGPGEQKAKNLAHDAHCALTTGGNSLTEGLDLVVEGTARPVEDRAELEEVIAAYEAKYGAHITSPEGTFHGIDDAFRRGDAVLFGVAPTTAYGFGRDDGVYSHTRWTF; encoded by the coding sequence ATGCCGGCACAGGGATCCGCGAAGCGACCCACGACCGAACTCGACGCCCGCTACAGTTCCGCGCTCACGCCCCGTCCGGGCGCCGCGGACGTCACCGCCACCGAGTGGACCGAGGCCCAGCGGCAGCTGGAGGCCGCGGAGATCTTCTGGGTGTCCACCGTGCGGCCCGACGGCCGACTGCACGTCACTCCGGTGATCGCCGCCTGGCACGGCGGAGTCCTGTACTTCTCGACGGGCCCCGGGGAGCAGAAGGCGAAGAACCTCGCCCACGACGCGCACTGCGCCTTGACCACCGGCGGGAACTCGCTCACCGAAGGGCTCGACCTCGTGGTCGAGGGCACCGCGCGGCCGGTCGAGGACCGGGCGGAGTTGGAGGAGGTGATCGCGGCGTACGAGGCGAAGTACGGGGCGCACATCACCTCCCCCGAGGGCACCTTCCACGGGATCGACGACGCGTTCCGCCGGGGCGACGCGGTCCTGTTCGGGGTGGCCCCGACCACGGCGTACGGGTTCGGCCGCGACGACGGCGTCTACAGCCACACCCGGTGGACGTTCTGA
- a CDS encoding GNAT family protein has protein sequence MNPVITPAAPADIAELRQLYYAVYGPHYPVALGSDPAEMARLIADPDSLWLVGRCAATGALTASAAIHGEAGSRIGRLEGIAVHPEHRSSGLAAALTGALCAAMSDTGRLDSVYATVRTVSAGPQRVVARNGFRPLGILPNAVDIGSRESLALYARHSPGVLDRRVPVTEVPAPLLPLLRASETALGIAYPGVRAGADPLRAPGASVDRGASARLELIEAPAFVARRFRERFPGGEGWFYPLHTPNVLLTPEDGGFEVYAYLNRAGGYCSLLSAHPDPASAAAHLEPVTRALARAGAGYVEALVPLAHHEALSAFLAQGFVAGALYPAMRADGDGFHDYAVLSRSTERIDFRGVAVEPPLQPYLDCYVSAWASTHLPTPSEVAP, from the coding sequence GTGAACCCCGTCATCACCCCGGCCGCCCCCGCCGACATCGCCGAACTGCGGCAGCTGTACTACGCCGTCTACGGGCCGCACTACCCCGTCGCCCTCGGCAGCGACCCGGCCGAGATGGCGCGGCTCATCGCCGACCCGGACTCGCTGTGGCTCGTCGGACGCTGCGCCGCCACCGGGGCGTTGACCGCGTCCGCGGCCATCCACGGCGAGGCCGGCAGCCGCATCGGCCGTCTGGAGGGCATCGCCGTGCACCCCGAGCACCGCTCGTCGGGGCTGGCCGCCGCCCTCACCGGGGCGCTGTGCGCCGCCATGTCGGACACCGGCCGGCTGGACTCGGTGTACGCGACCGTACGGACCGTCAGCGCCGGCCCCCAGCGGGTCGTGGCCCGCAACGGCTTCCGCCCGCTGGGCATCCTGCCCAACGCGGTCGACATCGGCAGTCGCGAGAGCCTCGCGCTCTACGCGCGTCACTCCCCCGGGGTGCTCGACCGCCGGGTCCCCGTCACCGAAGTGCCCGCGCCGCTGCTGCCGCTGCTGCGTGCCTCGGAAACCGCGCTCGGCATCGCCTACCCGGGCGTGCGGGCCGGCGCCGATCCGCTGCGGGCGCCCGGGGCTTCCGTGGACCGCGGTGCCTCCGCGCGGCTGGAGCTGATCGAGGCCCCGGCCTTCGTGGCACGCCGATTCCGCGAGCGCTTCCCCGGCGGCGAGGGCTGGTTCTACCCGCTGCACACCCCGAACGTCCTGCTCACCCCCGAGGACGGCGGCTTCGAGGTGTACGCGTACCTGAACCGGGCCGGTGGCTACTGCTCCCTGCTGAGCGCCCACCCCGACCCGGCTTCGGCCGCCGCCCACCTGGAGCCCGTCACCCGGGCCCTGGCCCGCGCGGGCGCCGGCTACGTGGAGGCCCTCGTACCGCTCGCCCACCACGAGGCCCTCTCCGCCTTCCTGGCCCAGGGCTTCGTCGCCGGAGCCCTCTATCCGGCGATGCGCGCCGACGGCGACGGGTTCCACGACTACGCCGTCCTGTCCCGCTCCACGGAGCGCATCGACTTCCGCGGCGTCGCCGTGGAGCCGCCGCTCCAGCCCTATCTGGACTGCTACGTGTCCGCCTGGGCGTCGACACACCTGCCCACACCATCCGAGGTTGCCCCGTGA
- a CDS encoding acyl-protein synthase, whose product MNPHLAPVTVPDPALLPHVQRLCDLTDPYAHGPAEDELFAAAMAEINAWHTERSPFFASLYEATAPDGPYRTPLVHANFFKRHEVLSIPREDVDLHLTSSGTTGQKSQMFFDRWTIRSAQRMVARIFERNGWITPDREVNYLLYSYEPAPSLNLGTAFTDNYLCDFAPAREVAYALRNTGGDHEFDPFGCIAALRRFEGDDAPVRILGFPAFLFFTLERMRAMGVPPLRLPEGSLVVLGGGWKGHADRRVEKKELYARVTEQLGIPGERIRDTFGSVEHCVPYVECDHHRLHAPVWSRVTIRSTRTLEPLPYGEPGYLHLVSPYITSVPAQSVVMGDLASLQPGDACGCELRTPWFTVHGRAGVSRNRSCAVAAAELMKGMA is encoded by the coding sequence GTGAACCCCCATCTCGCCCCGGTCACCGTGCCGGACCCGGCCCTGCTGCCGCACGTACAGCGGCTGTGCGATCTGACCGACCCGTACGCCCACGGGCCCGCCGAGGACGAGTTGTTCGCGGCCGCCATGGCGGAGATCAACGCCTGGCACACCGAACGCTCCCCGTTCTTCGCGTCCCTGTACGAGGCCACCGCCCCGGACGGGCCGTACCGCACCCCGCTGGTCCACGCGAACTTCTTCAAGCGGCACGAGGTGCTCTCCATCCCGCGCGAGGACGTCGACCTGCACCTGACCTCCTCCGGCACCACCGGCCAGAAGTCGCAGATGTTCTTCGACCGCTGGACCATCCGCTCCGCCCAGCGCATGGTCGCCCGGATCTTCGAGCGCAACGGCTGGATCACCCCAGATCGGGAGGTGAACTACCTGCTCTACAGCTACGAGCCGGCGCCCTCCCTCAACCTGGGCACCGCCTTCACCGACAACTACCTGTGCGACTTCGCCCCGGCGCGCGAGGTCGCGTACGCGCTGCGCAACACGGGCGGCGACCACGAGTTCGACCCCTTCGGCTGCATCGCCGCGCTGCGCCGCTTCGAGGGGGACGACGCGCCCGTCCGCATCCTCGGCTTCCCCGCCTTCCTCTTCTTCACCCTGGAACGGATGCGGGCCATGGGCGTGCCCCCGCTGCGGCTGCCCGAGGGCTCCCTCGTCGTCCTCGGCGGCGGCTGGAAGGGGCACGCCGACCGGCGGGTCGAGAAGAAGGAGCTGTACGCCCGGGTCACCGAGCAGCTGGGCATCCCCGGCGAGCGGATCCGGGACACCTTCGGCTCGGTCGAGCACTGCGTGCCGTACGTCGAGTGCGACCACCACCGGTTGCACGCGCCCGTCTGGTCGCGGGTGACGATCCGCTCCACACGCACCCTGGAGCCGCTGCCGTACGGGGAGCCGGGGTACCTGCACCTGGTCTCGCCGTACATCACCTCGGTACCGGCGCAGAGCGTCGTGATGGGCGACCTGGCCTCCCTCCAGCCGGGGGACGCCTGTGGGTGCGAGCTGCGGACGCCGTGGTTCACCGTCCACGGGCGGGCCGGGGTGAGCCGTAACCGGAGCTGCGCGGTGGCCGCGGCGGAACTGATGAAGGGGATGGCGTGA
- the rox gene encoding rifampin monooxygenase codes for MIDVIVAGGGPTGLMVASELRLAGVRAVVLERLTEPTKESRAQGLHVRSVEVMDQRGLLERFLPLGKRFTVGGFFAGIGKEWPQGLDTAHSYVLAIPQEVTERLLTEHATELGVEIRRGCELVGLSQDEEGVSVELADGTRLRSRYLVGCDGGRSTVRKLLGVDFPGEPAKVETLLGAMRLAEDPETVAAVVAEVRKTQLRFGAMPLGDGTYRVIVPADGVSEDRTVPPTLEDFKRQLRAFAGTDFGVHSPTWLSRFGDATRLAERYRVGRVLLAGDAAHIHPPTGGQGLNLGIQDAFNLGWKLAAEVRGWAPDGLLDTYQTERHAVAADVLDNTRAQMELMSTEPGARSVRRLLAELVELEEVNRYLIEKITAIGVRYNLGEGHALLGRRMRDLTLGNGRLYELTRGGRGLLLDRTGRLSVEGWADRVDHVVDSAEELDVPAVLLRPDGHVAWVGEDQRDLTGHLERWFGDRDRP; via the coding sequence ATGATCGACGTGATCGTGGCCGGTGGCGGACCGACCGGACTGATGGTGGCCAGTGAGCTGCGGCTGGCGGGCGTGCGCGCCGTCGTGCTGGAGAGGCTGACCGAGCCCACCAAGGAGTCGCGTGCGCAGGGTCTGCACGTGCGCAGCGTCGAGGTGATGGACCAGCGCGGTCTACTGGAGCGGTTCCTGCCGCTCGGGAAGCGGTTCACGGTCGGTGGCTTCTTCGCCGGCATCGGCAAGGAATGGCCTCAGGGGCTGGACACCGCGCATTCGTACGTCCTCGCGATCCCGCAGGAGGTCACCGAGCGTCTGCTGACCGAGCACGCCACCGAGCTCGGCGTCGAGATCCGGCGCGGCTGTGAGCTGGTGGGGCTGAGCCAGGACGAGGAGGGGGTGAGCGTCGAGCTGGCCGACGGCACGCGCCTGCGTTCGCGCTACCTCGTCGGCTGCGACGGCGGTCGCAGCACGGTGCGCAAGCTGCTCGGCGTCGACTTCCCCGGTGAGCCCGCCAAGGTCGAGACGCTGCTCGGCGCCATGCGGCTGGCCGAGGATCCGGAGACGGTCGCCGCCGTGGTCGCGGAAGTCCGCAAGACCCAGCTGCGGTTCGGTGCCATGCCCCTGGGCGACGGGACGTACCGCGTCATCGTGCCCGCCGACGGCGTGTCGGAGGACCGTACGGTCCCCCCGACCCTGGAGGACTTCAAGCGGCAGCTGCGCGCCTTCGCCGGCACCGACTTCGGCGTGCACTCGCCGACCTGGCTCTCCCGCTTCGGCGACGCCACCAGGCTGGCCGAGCGCTACCGGGTCGGCCGCGTGCTGCTGGCCGGCGACGCGGCGCACATCCACCCGCCGACCGGCGGACAGGGCCTCAACCTCGGCATCCAGGACGCGTTCAACCTCGGCTGGAAACTGGCCGCCGAGGTGCGCGGTTGGGCCCCGGACGGGCTGCTGGACACCTACCAGACCGAACGGCACGCGGTGGCCGCCGACGTACTGGACAACACCCGCGCGCAGATGGAGCTGATGTCCACCGAGCCGGGTGCCCGGTCGGTGCGCCGGCTGCTGGCGGAGCTGGTCGAGCTGGAGGAGGTGAACCGGTACCTGATCGAGAAGATCACCGCGATCGGCGTCCGCTACAACCTCGGCGAGGGCCACGCACTGCTCGGCCGCCGGATGCGGGACCTGACGCTGGGGAACGGCCGCCTCTACGAACTGACGCGCGGCGGGCGCGGACTGCTGCTCGACCGGACCGGCCGGCTCTCGGTGGAGGGCTGGGCGGACCGGGTCGACCACGTCGTCGACTCCGCCGAGGAGCTCGACGTGCCGGCGGTACTGCTGCGCCCGGACGGCCACGTGGCCTGGGTCGGTGAGGACCAGCGGGACCTGACGGGCCACCTGGAGCGGTGGTTCGGGGACCGCGACCGCCCCTGA
- a CDS encoding MFS transporter, producing the protein MSHPPAPAPETTPPPDSATPPHTATPPATAPLRSAEGRRAPLVLRNRAFGAVWLGQVLTQAAVRMFQVGVSWWLVAHAVRDGAGLASGLFMAACTLPAVALAPVVARAVARFAHRSVLRNSAALAGTVAAVLALWAGAGGLPLPAVYGAALALATCQAFFDPCLTTSVPELVEDADIEAATGFELSTQSLAGLGGALLGALTVDRAGVPALAAGCAAAYLGAALLIAGARFRASGPAPVCGDDTADPAAPRTLRRILGELPSVRRILVCFTAANLFTAAVFVVIPLYTRSVLRGAGATVALLEASLGTGALVGAFTGTRIPGRPTVAGAYCLGLMALALALPGLVAHHAVVAGCLAVAGWCAGAVSVRFVALFQRLVPAADKPGFFAVMQAVLGASLPVASLVFGFAGDLVSPRTLCLVQGIGLLPAVGYLALLGRRGAEPIGGAR; encoded by the coding sequence GTGAGCCACCCGCCCGCGCCCGCACCGGAAACCACGCCCCCTCCCGACAGCGCGACCCCACCGCACACCGCGACTCCTCCGGCGACGGCGCCTCTCCGCTCGGCGGAAGGCCGGCGCGCGCCGCTCGTCCTGCGCAACCGCGCCTTCGGCGCCGTGTGGCTCGGCCAGGTCCTGACGCAGGCCGCCGTGCGCATGTTCCAGGTCGGCGTGTCGTGGTGGCTCGTGGCCCACGCCGTACGGGACGGCGCCGGCCTCGCCTCCGGGCTGTTCATGGCCGCCTGTACGCTGCCCGCCGTCGCCTTGGCGCCCGTGGTGGCGCGGGCCGTCGCCCGGTTCGCCCACCGTTCGGTGCTGCGGAACTCCGCCGCCCTGGCCGGGACCGTCGCGGCGGTTCTCGCGCTGTGGGCGGGGGCCGGCGGGCTGCCGCTGCCGGCCGTATACGGGGCGGCCCTCGCCCTGGCGACCTGTCAGGCGTTCTTCGACCCCTGCCTGACCACGTCGGTGCCCGAGCTCGTCGAGGACGCCGACATCGAGGCGGCCACCGGCTTCGAGCTGTCGACCCAGTCCCTGGCCGGCCTGGGCGGCGCCCTGCTCGGCGCGTTGACCGTCGACCGGGCCGGTGTGCCCGCCCTGGCCGCCGGCTGCGCCGCCGCCTACCTCGGCGCGGCGCTCCTCATCGCGGGCGCCCGCTTCCGCGCCTCCGGGCCGGCGCCGGTCTGCGGTGACGACACGGCCGATCCCGCCGCGCCGCGTACGCTCCGCCGCATCCTCGGCGAACTGCCCTCCGTCCGGCGGATCCTGGTCTGTTTCACGGCCGCGAACCTCTTCACCGCCGCCGTGTTCGTCGTCATCCCCCTCTACACGCGCTCCGTCCTGCGCGGCGCGGGCGCCACCGTGGCCCTGCTGGAGGCGTCCCTGGGGACGGGCGCCCTCGTCGGGGCCTTCACCGGGACCCGGATCCCCGGCCGGCCCACCGTCGCCGGCGCGTACTGCCTGGGGCTGATGGCCCTCGCCCTCGCGCTGCCCGGCCTGGTCGCGCACCACGCGGTCGTCGCGGGCTGCCTGGCCGTGGCCGGCTGGTGCGCGGGGGCCGTCAGCGTGCGCTTCGTCGCGCTCTTCCAGCGGCTCGTCCCGGCGGCCGACAAGCCCGGCTTCTTCGCCGTGATGCAGGCCGTCCTGGGCGCTTCGCTGCCGGTGGCGTCGCTCGTCTTCGGCTTCGCCGGCGACCTCGTCTCGCCCCGGACCCTGTGCCTGGTCCAGGGCATCGGCCTGCTGCCCGCCGTCGGGTACCTGGCCCTGCTCGGCCGGCGCGGCGCCGAGCCGATCGGAGGCGCGCGGTGA
- a CDS encoding GDSL-type esterase/lipase family protein, which produces MRAAHDWITTPITADRLRGALDLEHTERGVLPHRLPAQARRQIPDGQLAMAESQPAGVRLAFRTRATAVELDVVATKRVYVGAPPRPDGVYELLVDGRLAGRAVAPEGDTLIIDMGAGTAQTRPGPVETLRFTDLPDHEKDVEIWLPHDETTRLVALRTNAPADPPTADGRRVWVHHGSSISHGSDAATPTGTWPAVAAALGSVELVNLGFGGSALLDPFTARAIRDTPADLISVKIGINLVNADVMRLRAFGPAVHGFLDTIREGHPTAPLLVVSPIHCAIHEHTPGPSALDLAAMSEGRLSFVATGDPAETAAGRLTLSVIRDELARIVSERAATDPNLHHLGGLDLYGAADDAELPLPDALHPDPATHRRIGERFARLAFGAGGPFAAETDR; this is translated from the coding sequence ATGCGCGCCGCACACGACTGGATCACCACCCCCATCACCGCCGACCGCCTCCGCGGCGCCCTCGACCTGGAGCACACCGAACGCGGCGTCCTCCCGCACCGGCTGCCCGCCCAGGCCCGGCGGCAGATTCCCGACGGCCAACTGGCCATGGCGGAGTCGCAACCCGCCGGCGTACGACTGGCCTTCCGCACCCGGGCCACCGCCGTCGAACTGGACGTCGTGGCCACCAAGCGGGTCTACGTCGGAGCACCTCCGCGCCCGGACGGGGTGTACGAGCTCCTCGTGGACGGCCGCCTCGCCGGCCGGGCCGTCGCGCCCGAGGGCGACACGCTCATCATCGACATGGGCGCGGGCACCGCGCAGACCCGCCCCGGCCCCGTGGAGACCCTGCGGTTCACCGACCTGCCGGATCACGAGAAGGACGTCGAGATCTGGCTGCCGCACGACGAGACCACCCGACTGGTCGCCCTGCGGACCAACGCCCCCGCCGACCCCCCGACGGCCGACGGCCGCAGGGTGTGGGTGCACCACGGCAGCTCCATCAGCCATGGCTCCGACGCCGCCACGCCCACCGGGACCTGGCCCGCCGTCGCCGCGGCGCTCGGCTCCGTCGAACTGGTCAACCTGGGCTTCGGGGGCAGCGCCCTGCTCGACCCGTTCACCGCCCGCGCGATCCGCGACACCCCGGCGGACCTGATCAGCGTCAAGATCGGCATCAACCTCGTCAACGCCGACGTGATGCGGCTGCGCGCCTTCGGTCCGGCCGTCCACGGCTTCCTCGACACCATCCGCGAGGGCCACCCCACCGCGCCCCTGCTGGTCGTCTCCCCGATCCACTGCGCCATCCACGAGCACACGCCCGGCCCGAGCGCCCTGGACCTCGCCGCGATGAGCGAGGGCCGGCTGAGCTTCGTGGCCACGGGGGACCCCGCCGAGACCGCCGCCGGGAGGCTGACCCTCTCCGTCATCCGCGACGAGTTGGCCCGCATCGTCAGCGAGCGCGCCGCCACCGACCCGAACCTGCACCACCTGGGAGGCCTCGACCTCTACGGCGCGGCCGACGACGCCGAACTGCCGCTGCCCGACGCCCTGCATCCCGACCCGGCCACCCACCGCCGCATCGGCGAACGCTTCGCCCGCCTCGCCTTCGGCGCCGGCGGCCCGTTCGCCGCCGAAACCGACCGCTGA
- a CDS encoding TetR/AcrR family transcriptional regulator — translation MARVGLTTERLVRAGAELADEIGFEQVTPAELARRCGVKTASLYSHVRNANDLKTGIALLALEELADRGATALAGRAGKDALTAFANVYRDYALTHPGRFVAARYPLDPEAAAASAGARHAEMMRAILRGYDLAEPHRTHAVRLLGSVFSGYVTLEAAGGFGHSAPDPQESWTEILDALDSLLRTWPTT, via the coding sequence ATGGCACGGGTAGGGCTGACCACGGAGCGCCTGGTCCGGGCGGGGGCCGAGCTGGCCGACGAGATCGGCTTCGAGCAGGTCACTCCGGCCGAGCTCGCCCGGCGGTGCGGGGTGAAGACCGCGAGCCTGTACTCGCACGTCAGGAACGCGAACGACCTCAAGACGGGGATCGCTCTCCTCGCCTTGGAAGAGCTCGCCGACCGGGGCGCCACCGCGCTCGCCGGGCGGGCCGGCAAGGACGCCCTGACGGCCTTCGCGAACGTCTACCGCGACTACGCCCTGACGCACCCCGGCCGCTTCGTCGCCGCCCGTTACCCGCTCGACCCGGAGGCGGCCGCCGCCTCCGCCGGCGCCCGGCACGCCGAGATGATGCGGGCGATCCTGCGCGGCTACGACCTGGCCGAACCGCACCGGACCCACGCCGTGCGCCTGCTCGGCAGCGTCTTCAGCGGCTACGTCACCCTGGAAGCCGCCGGCGGCTTCGGCCACAGCGCCCCGGACCCGCAGGAGAGCTGGACCGAGATCCTCGACGCCCTCGACTCCCTGCTGCGCACCTGGCCCACCACCTGA